The window GCCGCACCATCAGCACTGGCTTTGACCCCGTTTACTATATGGTTTTCCATCCATCGGAAATCCTGGAGGTCCGTCGTTTGCTCCCGACCTGGAAGCTGAAACTAGGTGCTGAATTTGAAGTCGCCGAGCTGTCGATGGCCAAGCTCATCCCCCGGCTGATCCAGGAAGATCCCCTCTACGAGATCAACCTGGACAATGAAAACAACAGCGACACCACCGTCCAAGACATCAACGAAACTCTTCGTGGCTCACTGGGTGTGGGTGCTGACGGCCAGCCCGAAGCAGAAGCCCCGGTTCTAGAAGCGTTCTCCGAGGCTCTTACCAAAGCCAAAGAGCTGACGAACGGCGTGCTGCTCATCACCGATGTTGAGGCGATCCATCCCTACATCCGTATCGGCGCGATCGAACAGGTTCTCCAAGGTAAGTTTGAGTGCCCGGTGATCGTTTTTTACCCAGGCGTCCGGACTGGTAAATTCGGACTCAAATTCCTCGGCATCTATCCCGACGACGGAAATTACCGCTCAGTCCACGTTGGCGGCTAACCATTCTCAATATACTCTTATCATGCAAATCCGCGAACTCTTCGATTCCAATCGAGCCATTGACCGACGTATCGAGAAGGTCATCACCTTCAGCAACGACGACGAAAAACTCCTCCTCAGCGAGGTCTCGGAATACGTCGTTACGGATAGCCTTGAGCACCACTACGAGAACTTGCTCGATCGGCTTGATGAAGCACTTCACGGAGGCGGTGGGTTCGAGACTTGCGCTTGGATTTCTGGATTCTACGGGTCTGGAAAAAGCTCGTTTGCCAAATACCTCGGCTTCTCGCTCGACCCGCAGCGAAGCATCGGCGGCACTCCTTTCCGGGATCATTTCGCCAACCAGTTTGACAAGGCCGCATTGCGCCAACGTCTCGGCACCGTGGCTCAGCGTCATGAAGTCACGGTATTCATGCTCGACCTGGCCGCTCAGATGGGGGCTGGCTCGCTGACCACCCCGATCTCCACCCTGCTCTACAACCGGGTGATGGCCTGGGCAGGTTACTCGGCGGAAATGAAGGTGGCCGAGTTTGAATTCCTGCTAGAAAAAGACGGTCGCAAAGAGGATTTTGAGAATCGGGTCCAGGAGATCGCCAAGGGCAAGACCTGGAAGGAACTGCAACGCTCCACCCTGGCCCTCAAAGGCGTCGCCTCACAGCTCGCTCCAGAATTTTACCCGGAGTATTTCCCCGATTCAAAAGCCTTCAATGAAATCACCCTGGAGTCTCCCGAGGTGGAGAGGGAGCGAGTCGAGCGGATGTTAGATCTCGTCAAACGCCGCACCGGTAGCCATAAGGTTCTATTCCTCATTGATGAGGTCGGCCACTTCCTCAGCAGCAACAAATCGCTGATCAACAACTTCGATGGTCTTTGTAAAAACATCAAAGAAGTCGGCGGCGGCACCGCATGGCTCATGGCCACGGCACAACAAACCCTAACAAAAGACGGGCCATTCTTCCCGCTCATGGCTCGACTACCCATCCCGGTAGAACTCGAGTCCAGCGACATCCAGGAAATCACCCACCGCCGTCTACTTCGTAAGTCGGATGCAGGCACGGCACGCTTGGAGCAGGACTTCGCCGGTGCCTCCAGCAAGCTCAAGCTCTCCACCAAACTCGAGGGCGTAAAAGCCTACCAGAAAGAGGAACTTGAGA of the Akkermansiaceae bacterium genome contains:
- a CDS encoding DUF1788 domain-containing protein, whose protein sequence is MRRTISTGFDPVYYMVFHPSEILEVRRLLPTWKLKLGAEFEVAELSMAKLIPRLIQEDPLYEINLDNENNSDTTVQDINETLRGSLGVGADGQPEAEAPVLEAFSEALTKAKELTNGVLLITDVEAIHPYIRIGAIEQVLQGKFECPVIVFYPGVRTGKFGLKFLGIYPDDGNYRSVHVGG